The nucleotide window gtttttattagATATTATGCTTATCTATTAGAAAATATCTACAAAAGATATATTAATTAAAGTTTTGTCTTTTCTTTATAGTCGGTTGTTTCACCGACTTGATCTTACTATAAATACCCCCTTATGTCTTTGTATCAGATGATTTGATTATCGAATGAAAAAGTCAACCCCTCTTTCTCTTTACGTTGCTCCATCACTCtctctttttaagttttatcaACTCCCTCTCTCACTCACGatacacatatataaataataaatataagttcTATTTCCTAAGTTAtataacacgttatcagcacgaagCTCTGACCAACTGAAGTTTATTAATCCGAAAAGTTCTTAAACCAGCCGAGGTaatgtttaaatttatgtatttttaatatacttattttatttaaattttattattgctTCGGAGTGAGAGGCTGGACCTTCTCCGTTCGGGATGATAGGCGCTGCCTTCCCCGACTGATCGTTATGGTAGGCTATGCCTTCACGATCAGAGAAACACGTGGTAGGCTTTGCCTCCGTGAATAAAAAGGTCAAAATGGTAGACTAAGTCTCCTCGgaccttaaaataaataaagtcaaAATGGTAGACCATGTCTCCTCGGACTTTGAAAAATGATCAATATGGTAGTCTATGACTCCTCGGATCATGTGGTAGGCTGAGCCTCCCGATTTTATTTATGCTATTTAAATTCTTGCAATTTAAATTTCTGCAATTTAAATTTCTGCAATTTaagtttatgcttttattttatgCCTTTAATTTCTGCATTTAAATTACGCATTTAAATTCTTGTAATTactataactatatatattattctatgAATACAGTTATCATGTCGAATTTGACAAAGCTCGAAATTAATGCCCTGGATATTATGGGAAATAATTATATGACCTGGGCAGTGGGTGCAAAAATGCACCTGAGAGGAAACGGGCTTTTGGAAACCATCGATAGTTCAAAAATGGTGTCGGATGAGAAAAAGGCTAAAGCCATGATATTTTTACGACACCACATCCATGATGGTTTAAAGGATGAATATATTACGAAAGAGGATCCTTGTGACCTCTGGAAATCTTTAAAAGAGAGGTTCGATCACCAGAAATATGTGATCTTACCGAAAGCTAAACACGAGTGGATCCATCTCCGGTTCCAGGATTACAAAAGTGTTAGTGAGTTTAATTCCGCGATGTTCGGAATTACTTCGAGGATGATGTTATGTGGAGAGAAAATAAGTGATTATGATATGATCGAGAAAACTCTCTCCACGTTCCATCCTGAAAATGTAATCCTGCAACAACAATACCGAGTGAGTGGATATACCCGTTACTCGGAGTTGATGCAAGTCCTCCTTGTAGCGGAGTAGAATAATCAACTCGTGACTTTAAACCATCAAGCTCGTCCCACTGGATCTGCTCCATTCCCTGAAGCGAATGTTGCATCATCCAGTTATGATAATAGGAGAGGACGAGGTCGTGGACGTGGTGGAAACCGTTATCATGGTCGTggaagaggacgaggaagaagattcCGTCCCTATgatgaaagaaataataaagacTTCCACGAAAATGAAAGGAATGAAAAGGGCCAGGATGATAAAAGGCAAACGGGAACGGTTTGCTACAGATGCGGCATGAAAGGTCATTGGGTACGTACCTGTCGTACACCAAAACATTTAGCCGATCTGTATAGAGAATCCCAAAAGGGAAAAGAGAAAGGAAGAGGTGAAACTAACTTCATCTCTGATGAACCTGGGCCATCCTTTCATGGTTTAAACGATGATACTCATCTCGACGTATCAGACTTTCTGGTTGAACCAGAGAGTATCGATGAGTAATATAAATAGATGTGATATAAGTAGACTGTATTAtagtatctatatattttgttgtaagatatatgttatgtttgttatgtttaatgtttaataatatatgttttatgaatattttaaattcagaAAGAATGCCAAACTTTGAGACTATGGATGGAGATTTGTGTTTGGCAGATAGTGCGTCAACGCACACAATAATCAAAGATAAGAAATATTTCTCCAGTCTCAAAATAAGAAATTACGCTGGAAGCGTAAGTACAATATCTGGTAATGCAAAGATTATTATGGGCTCTGGAAGAGCGAAATTTTCAATGCCAGGGGGAACGATATTTGAAATAAGTTATGCATTGTATTCCCCCAAGTCTCATAGAAACTTGTTAAGTTTTAAGGATATCCGAAGAAATGGATATCATATTGAGACTATGAGTAAAGATGGCATTGAATTTCTTTGCATTAAGTCCGAGAAAAAACATATACTTGAAGAGTTAAGAATGTTATCCTCTGGACTATATTGTACAAAAATAACGATGACTGAGTCCTATGCCGTGGTAAACATGAAGTTTActgatacatttaaaatatggCATGAAAGGCTAGGACATCCTGGTTCAGTCATGATGAGAAAGATAGTGCAAAATTCGAATGGCCATCCGTTGAAAAACGGAAAAATTTTGCAAACGGGCGAGTTTACATGTAATGCATGTTCTCAAGGAAAGCTTATAACTCGGCCATCACCAGCAAAAGTAGGCAATGAATCACCAATGTTTTTAGAAAGAATACATGGTGATATATGTGGGCCGATCCACCCACCATGCGGGCCATTTAAGTATTTCATGGTATTGATTGACGCATCTACTAGATGGTCAAGTGTGTCTCTTTTGACGACACGAAATACGGCTTTCGCAAAGTTCATTGCCCAGATAATAAAGCTGAGAACGCAGTTCTCAGAATATGCCATTAAGAAAGTAAGGCTTGATAATGCTGGTGAATTTACATCGCAAGCCTTTGATGATTATTGTATGTCAATGGGGATTGATGTGGAGCATCCAGTCCCCCATGTGCATACACAAAATGGCATGGCTGAGTCATTGATAAAACGGTTGCAGTTGATTGCAAGACCGTTAGTCTTGAGAACAAAGCTCCCAATTTCTGTATGGGGTCATGCTATATTGCATGCGGCTGCACTGGTTCGGCTAAGACCGAGTACATATCATAAGTACTCCCCTTTACAATTGGCATCTGGACAAGAGCCAGATGTATCCCATCTCCGTATCTTTGGGTGTGCGGTCTATGTTCCGATAGCtccgccacaaagaacaaaaatGGGCCCACAAAGGAGATTGGGAATATATATGGGTTATACGTCACCAAGTATAATAAGATATCTGGAACCAGTAACTGGTGATATGTTTACGGCAAGGTTTGCCGATTGCCGCTTTAATGAGGATGAATTTCCAGCATTAGGGGGAGGAATTAGAGAAATTCCTAAAGAGATTACTTGGTGTACACCGTCGTTGTTACACCTTGATCCCCCTACGAATCAAAGAGAACTGGAAGTTCAGAAAATTGTGCATTTGCATAATTTGGCAAACCAGTTACCAGATGCATTCACAGATACAAGAAGGGTGACGAAGTCATGTATACCCGCTGAAAATGTTCCATCAAGAGTTGATATTCCTAAAGAACAAACTGATGGTAACAGAATGAATGAACCTAGGGTTCAGTTAAAGAGGGGGAGGCCAGCGGGTTCTAAAGATAAAAATCcccgaaagaaaaagaaattggaTGAACAAAGTAAGGTTCTAGAAGAACCTGATACTGAAAAATGTCTGAAAGAAGACATAAATAAAGATGGTCCAGATGACGAGAAGGGAACAGAAAAGTATGAGATTTCCATCAACTACGCCCGAGATGAAAAGATATGGATCAGAAATAAGATaaaagatgttgatggaatgttctccttttctgtgtccaaagagatcgatcatgaaaatgatgatcccGATCCAAGGTCCATTTTAGAATGCCAAAAAAGACATGATTGGGAGGAGTGGAAGAAGGCCATTCAAATTGAATTATTCTCCCTGAATAAAAGAAATGTCTTTGGACCTATAGTCATAACGCCTGAGAATATAAATCCTGTTGGGTATAAGTGGGTATTCGTGAGAAAagtaaatgagaaaaatgaagTAACACGATATAAAGCCCGATTAGTTGCCCAAGGTTTTTCTCAGAGACCGGGAATTGATTTTGAGGAAACGTATTCCCCGGTAATGGATGCAATTACatttagatttttgatgagcCTAACGGCGTCTAAAAATCTTGAAATGCATCTCATGGACGTTGTGACTGCATATTTGTATGGATCGTTGGATAGCGATATATATATGAAGCTCCCTGAGGGATTGAAAATGCCTGAAGCATTGAAAGAAAAATCCAGGGAGATTTGTTCGGTCAAGTTACAGCGATCACTATACGGATTAAAGCAATCCGGACGCATGTGGTACAATCGCTTAAGTGAATATCTTTTGAGTAAAGGATATGTTAATAATGCGATATGTCCATgcgtttttataaagaaattgtCATCTGGCTTTGTGATCATTGCTGTATACGTTGATGACCTGAACATAATTGGAAATCAAAAGGAGGTTGATGATGCTCGAACTCATATGAAAGAGGAGTTCGAAATGAAAGATCTCGGCAAGACAAAGTTTTGTCTTGGGCTCCAGATAGAGCATCTCCGAGAAGGAATATTTGTGCATCAATCAAACTATACGAAAAGGTTATTGAAACGCTTTCGTATGGACAAAGCGACTCCTTTGAGTACTCCAATGATTGGTAGAACTCTCAATGTTGAGAGTGATCCTTTTAGGCCCTGCGAAGATAGCGAGAAGATATTAGGCCCAGAAGTACCTTATATGAGTGCTATTGGTGGGCTGTTATATCTTGCAAACTGTACCAGACCAGATATAGCTTTTGCTACTAATCTACTTGCGAGATATAGTTCTGCTCCTACTCGCAGACATTGGGACGGAATAAAGCACTTATTCCGTTACCTTCAAGGTACAGTTGATTTAGGGTTAATGTATTTAAGAAAACCCGAGTTTGGTATGGTTGGTTTTGCAGATGCAGGATACTTATCAGATCCTCATAAAGCTCGATCGCAAACCGGCTATGTTTTTACAATTGGTGGAACTGCGATCTCTTGGCGGTCTCAGAAACAAACTCTGGTTGCGACATCTTCGAATCATGCTGAAACTATTGCACTTCACGAAGCATGTCGAGAATGTGTGTGGCTTCGATCAATGAGTCACCACATACAAGAATCAAGCGGAATAGTCAGCGTGAAAGAGCCGACGAAATTATTTGAAGATAACTCGGCTTGTGTCGCTCAACTCAAAGAAGGCTACATCAAAAGCGACAGGACAAAGCACATCCCTCCAAGATTTTTCTCGTACATAAGGGAGCtcgagaaaaataaagaagtgGACATTAAATATGTACGGTCATGCGACAATCCAGCTGACTTGTTCACAAAAGCCCTTCCGACTACAACATTCCGAAAACATGTCTATGGTATCGGAATGCGGCATTTGCGTGACCTGTGACAAGAAAGCTAGATCCTCTATTCTCAGGGGGAGATTACGGACagtgtactctttttcccttgtcatggtttttgtcccaatgggtttttccatgactaggtttttaacgaggcactACGTAATACAAAATAGATAAGCAAGGGGGAGTATTAGATATTATGCTTATCTATTAGAAAATATCTACAAAAGATATATTAATTAAAGTTTTGTCTTTTCTTTATAGTCGGTTGTTTCACCGACTTGATCTTACTATAAATACCCCCTTATGTCTTTGTATCAGATGATTTGATTATCGAATGAAAAAGTCAACCCCTCTTTCTCTTTACGTTGCTCCATCACTCtctctttttaagttttatcaACTCCCTCTCTCACTCACGgtacacatatataaataataaatataagttcTATTTCCTAAGTTATATAACAGTTTTACAGTTTTTCTAATGATTttagatctattattttatttttaactttttataaaataggCAACTTTCTTCTGTTTTTGTTACGTTTGCGCTAGGTTAATTTAAGCAGAGACACTTTGTTTTTTGATCAAAGTTCGATCATCGGCTGCTATTCAACTTGAAGAAATAGTTTACAAAGTAAAGATCACATTTCTGGTGACGAAGAACGAATCATTTTagagtaaataaatcaaaacaatcagtCTTATCTAtggtatatgatatataattaaatttaaataatataaacatatatatatatagtatacttttaacatgaatatttattaaatgaggtttttactcatatgatttgatgattatttgcatatttgtgtaataaaattttacaccaacattttttttttaatgcagaatgtttagtagtttctgtaatttataatcatttaaaaaacaatgaagattctaaaataaatattaacttttcaatatatgttcaacgcagatatcaaaatataagtatgtattttcatatgatgtatagtttaatttaatgatatgaaatatatatgtatatatattaacataaacacctattaaaataaaattatttattcatatgattttataatcattgtatcttattatagaaaacaatttaaactttgatcacaaaagtttatgtgagtCTTTTAGCAGTTTTAGtgatttatactcgttttgaaaaattcaaaatacaacatatacaaataaaatctaaatttttattatatgattaatgtaattgtgtaatttattttaataataaataattaaacaaaaatgatagataGCATACATATTGTTAGtcaatctttattatttaaaatcattaattattatatatgccttaatcatattaggtaattctattgattttatttaaggaaaaaatatataataatttcaatttgataaatgaatgatCCGTAATGgatatactatataatataatatttcctagcaatttaattttggactaacaaaattctcaattgattCTCAATCCACCACGTAAGCAAAATTAACATTC belongs to Brassica rapa cultivar Chiifu-401-42 chromosome A07, CAAS_Brap_v3.01, whole genome shotgun sequence and includes:
- the LOC103868759 gene encoding uncharacterized protein LOC103868759 encodes the protein MHLRGNGLLETIDSSKMVSDEKKAKAMIFLRHHIHDGLKDEYITKEDPCDLWKSLKERFDHQKYVILPKAKHEWIHLRFQDYKSVSEFNSAMFGITSRMMLCGEKISDYDMIEKTLSTFHPENVILQQQYRNNQLVTLNHQARPTGSAPFPEANVASSSYDNRRGRGRGRGGNRYHGRGRGRGRRFRPYDERNNKDFHENERNEKGQDDKRQTGTVCYRCGMKGHWVRTCRTPKHLADLYRESQKGKEKGRGETNFISDEPGPSFHGLNDDTHLDVSDFLVEPESIDE